A DNA window from Coffea arabica cultivar ET-39 chromosome 6c, Coffea Arabica ET-39 HiFi, whole genome shotgun sequence contains the following coding sequences:
- the LOC113692549 gene encoding cytokinin dehydrogenase 3, with amino-acid sequence MAKPSSIPAYFFMLLFIIGRFISIIGKFRPWPNSLPRQVLFLDIATKLRFDPDAINTASSDFGKLVQEIPSAVFHPSSVADIIRVINVSYNSSVPFGIAARGHGHSIRGQAMAPNGVVIEMSSLSDYTSNGTKIKVSWSPSLGYYADVGGEQLWIDVLRTTLDYGLAPVSWTDYLYLTVGGTLSNAGISGQTFRHGPQISNVHELDVITGKGEFITCSKHMNSELYYAVLGGLGQFGIITRARIVLDKAPTRVKWLRIMYDDFSSFTRDQEYLISINDNGLDYVEGSLILQQSSPNNWRSSFFSASHQSKISSLLTERGILYCMEVVKYYDDNTAATVDQELELLLEGLHYIPGFLFKKDDSFVGFLNRVRSGELELQSKGLWDVPHPWLNLFVPKSRIMDFNAGVFVDILLKQNKATGPILVYPTSKKMWDERMSAVVPDEDTFYCVGLLHSGTLDDWKNLDDQNNELLEFCDKNGIEIKQYLPHYKTRQDWMNHFGSKWSTFQERKARFDPKVILSPGQKIFNFV; translated from the exons ATGGCCAAGCCCTCTTCAATTCCTGCGTATTTCTTCATGCTTTTGTTCATCATAGGCCGCTTCATTTCCATCATTGGAAAGTTTAGGCCATGGCCAAATTCTCTCCCCCGCCAAGTTCTTTTTCTTGATATAGCCACTAAGCTTCGTTTTGATCCTGACGCCATTAACACCGCCTCTTCTGACTTTGGGAAACTGGTTCAAGAAATCCCATCCGCAGTTTTTCATCCTTCTTCCGTCGCCGATATCATTCGTGTAATCAATGTCTCGTATAATTCGTCGGTCCCGTTTGGGATCGCGGCCCGAGGCCACGGCCATTCCATCAGAGGACAAGCCATGGCCCCCAATGGAGTTGTGATCGAGATGAGTTCTTTGAGTGATTATACAAGTAATGGAACTAAGATTAAGGTTTCGTGGAGCCCGTCATTAGGGTACTATGCGGATGTCGGGGGTGAGCAGCTATGGATCGATGTGTTGCGAACCACACTTGATTATGGACTTGCCCCCGTTTCATGGACTGATTATTTGTACCTAACCGTGGGTGGAACGCTCTCCAATGCTGGAATTAGCGGCCAGACCTTCCGGCACGGCCCCCAGATCAGCAATGTTCATGAACTCGATGTCATTACTG GAAAAGGAGAATTCATCACTTGCTCCAAGCACATGAACTCGGAGCTGTATTATGCAGTTCTGGGAGGCCTCGGTCAATTTGGGATTATAACCAGGGCAAGGATCGTCTTGGACAAAGCACCAACACGA GTGAAATGGCTGAGAATAATGTACGATGATTTTTCCAGCTTTACAAGAGACCAGGAATATCTAATCTCAATTAATGATAATGGCCTAGACTATGTAGAAGGTTCCCTTATACTGCAACAAAGTTCTCCCAATAACTGGAGATCTTCATTTTTCTCCGCTTCCCATcagtccaaaatttcttccttgttaACTGAACGAGGCATCCTCTACTGCATGGAAGTTGTCAAGTACTACGACGATAACACTGCTGCTACTGTTGATCAG GAACTTGAATTATTGCTAGAGGGTTTGCACTACATTCCTGGATTCTTATTCAAGAAGGATGATTCCTTCGTGGGTTTTCTGAATAGAGTAAGAAGTGGGGAGCTCGAGCTTCAGTCCAAGGGATTGTGGGATGTCCCTCATCCGTGGCTCAATCTCTTTGTACCCAAGTCTCGTATCATGGACTTCAATGCTGGTGTTTTTGTCGACATCTTACTTAAACAGAATAAGGCTACAGGACCCATTCTTGTCTACCCaacaagcaagaaaat GTGGGATGAGAGAATGTCTGCTGTCGTACCTGACGAAGATACATTTTACTGTGTGGGACTATTGCATTCTGGTACATTGGATGACTGGAAGAACTTGGATGACCAAAATAATGAACTACTGGAGTTTTGTGACAAAAATGGCATCGAGATCAAGCAGTATCTTCCGCACTACAAAACCAGACAAGACTGGATGAACCATTTTGGGTCGAAATGGAGCACAtttcaagaaagaaaagctcgGTTTGATCCGAAAGTGATATTGTCTCCCggacaaaaaattttcaattttgtttag
- the LOC113691324 gene encoding CRM-domain containing factor CFM3, chloroplastic/mitochondrial-like isoform X2 — MATSQSPLNFLSPTPFPCPSSSSSESHFLIPLLETRCLNRALKFKICCSTHSIEIGTQQSSLTRKKRKPRPSFVEQIQDKWSRKPTILIEKLPWEEEEKEEAKFENFEEDEERNVRFSNGVVSQTASEKSSAVSQPMSSGLPEKVILPPWEHGKKPRKKSQFDNPVRNSRRASNSTESLNGLNDHAQNYATNSRVIQNCNNFEGKFDLGEQSGEKGVKDDETRNGFNEHSENYVTSFSVFQDVKKMEEKLKLDEEIGENGAKKDDTSNEPSQTGEFLFNEIDKGAEHSNNGLGAFQNYVKDSGDTSESVRLPWESESDQQYHEGKRLRKSNTEVAEKVIPEPELKRLRNLALRMVERIKVGAAGVTQALVDSIHEKWKLDEVVKLKFEGPTAMNMRWTHQILESRTGGLVIWRSGSTVVLYRGMGYKLDCVQSYARQTQDKTKEFESSGVQVNNFARSIGTSCSAEPSTAKSYSNNLSVKELKDRSELNLLLDELGPRFKDWSGREPVPVDADLLPDVVPGYRPPFRLLPHGIRHGLRDKEMTFFRRSARVLPPHFALGRNRQLQGLALAMVKLWEKCAIAKIAIKRGVQNTCNERMAEELKVLTGGTLLSRNKEYIVFYRGNDFLPSGVTQALVEKERETVLQQDEEEIARQRALALIASNVKVAERPLVAGTLSETKAATLRWNNQATGEDLEKMMRDSAVVKHAALVKSLENKLAIAKGKITKAEKALLKVQENFEPAEQPTDLETINDEERFLLRKMGLSMKPYLFLGRRGIFDGTIENMHLHWKYRELVKIFVERKSFPQVKHIAISLEAESGGILVSVDKTAKGYVIIVYRGKNYLPPSAFRPKNLLTRRQALARSIELQRREALKHHVAELQEKIEKLKSELVYMKNVKEIDEETLYSRVDDASDDDELQEDEDEDAYLETYNCSGDVGTS; from the exons ATGGCAACTTCGCAATCGCCATTGAATTTTCTCTCCCCGACTCCATTTCCATGcccttcttcatcttcttcagaATCTCACTTTCTCATTCCACTATTAGAAACCCGTTGCTTAAACAGAGCTCTCAAGTTTAAAATTTGTTGTTCGACTCATTCTATTGAAATTGGCACGCAGCAAAGTAGCCTCACCAGGAAGAAGAGAAAGCCCAGGCCTAGCTttgttgagcaaattcaagataAATGGTCTCGGAAACCCACTATCTTGATAGAAAAACTCCcatgggaagaagaagaaaaagaagaagcaaagttcgaaaattttgaagaagatgaagagcGAAATGTGAGATTTTCCAATGGGGTTGTTTCTCAGACAGCAAGTGAAAAGAGCTCTGCAGTTAGTCAGCCAATGAGTTCTGGTTTACCAGAAAAGGTAATATTGCCTCCTTGGGAGCATGGAAAAAAGCCCAGAAAAAAGTCCCAGTTTGATAATCCAGTTAGAAACTCGAGGCGGGCCAGTAATAGTACTGAAAGCCTCAATGGCCTTAATGATCATGCTCAAAATTATGCTACTAACAGTCGTGTAATTCAAAATTGTAATAATTTTGAGGGAAAATTTGATCTTGGTGAGCAAAGTGGAGAAAAGGGTGTCAAGGATGATGAAACCCGAAATGGCTTTAATGAGCATTCTGAAAATTATGTTACCAGCTTTAGTGTATTTCAAGATGTAAAGAAAATGGAGGAAAAGCTTAAACTTGATGAGGAAATTGGAGAAAATGGTGCCAAGAAGGATGATACTTCGAATGAGCCGTCACAGACAGGTGAGTTTTTGTTTAATGAGATAGACAAGGGTGCTGAACATAGCAATAATGGGTTGGGGGCTTTTCAGAATTATGTGAAGGATTCAGGGGATACTAGTGAATCAGTGAGGTTGCCGTGGGAGAGTGAGAGTGATCAACAATATCATGAAGGGAAAAGATTAAGAAAAAGTAACACTGAGGTGGCTGAGAAAGTAATACCCGAGCCTGAATTGAAGAGGCTTAGGAATTTGGCTTTGAGGATGGTAGAGAGAATAAAGGTTGGGGCAGCCGGTGTAACGCAGGCATTGGTGGACTCTATTCATGAGAAGTGGAAGCTGGATGAGGTGGTGAAGCTGAAATTCGAAGGTCCTACTGCCATGAATATGAGGTGGACACACCAGATTCTAGAG AGTAGAACTGGAGGTTTGGTTATTTGGAGATCAGGCAGTACAGTGGTGTTGTACAGAGGAATGGGATACAAATTAGATTGTGTACAGTCGTATGCTAGACAAACTCAAGACAAGACAAAGGAATTTGAATCTTCAGGAGTTCAGGTGAATAATTTTGCTCGAAGCATCGGTACCTCATGCTCTGCTGAACCATCGACTGCTAAATCTTATTCGAACAACCTATCTGTCAAAGAGCTCAAGGATCGAAGTGAGCTCAACCTACTGCTGGATGAACTTGGTCCACGGTTCAAAGATTGGTCAGGGCGTGAACCAGTGCCTGTTGATGCTGACTTGCTTCCTGATGTTGTTCCTGGATATAGACCCCCATTTAGGCTTCTACCTCATGGGATAAGACATGGTTTACGTGACAAAGAAATGACATTTTTCCGTAGGAGTGCCAGAGTATTGCCTCCACATTTTGCCCTAG GAAGAAACAGACAACTGCAAGGTCTGGCATTGGCAATGGTAAAGTTGTGGGAAAAGTGTGCTATTGCAAAGATAGCCATCAAACGTGGTGTACAGAATACTTGCAATGAAAGAATGGCAGAAGAACTCAAG GTATTAACTGGAGGTACACTAttgtcaagaaacaaggaaTATATCGTATTTTACAGGGGAAATGATTTTTTGCCATCTGGTGTTACGCAAGCATTGgtggaaaaagagagagaaactgTTCTCCAACAGGATGAGGAAGAAATAGCGCGTCAGAGAGCATTGGCCCTGATTGCGTCAAATGTCAAAGTTGCTGAACGGCCTTTAGTTGCCGGAACCCTTTCTGAGACAAAGGCAGCAACCTTGCGCTGGAACAACCAGGCAACTGGTGAAGATTTAGAGAAGATGATGAGAGATTCAGCTGTAGTAAAGCATGCTGCTTTGGTTAAATCTCTTGAGAACAAGCTAGCTATT GCAAAAGGGAAGATAACAAAGGCCGAGAAGGCTTTATTGAAAGTGCAAGAAAATTTTGAACCTGCTGAACAACCCACTGACTTGGAAACTATAAATGATGAGGAAAGGTTTTTACTTCGGAAAATGGGTCTGAGTATGAAACCATATCTGTTTCTAG GAAGGAGAGGCATTTTTGATGGTACCATTGAAAATATGCACCTGCATTGGAAGTACAGAGAGctggtgaagatttttgtggaaCGAAAAAGTTTCCCACAAGTCAAACATATTGCAATTTCTCTTGAGGCAGAGAGTGGTGGTATTTTAGTATCAGTTGACAAAACTGCCAAAGGATATGTCATTATTGTTTATCGTGGAAAAAATTATCTCCCTCCTAGTGCATTTAGGCCTAAAAATCTTCTGACAAGAAGGCAAGCATTGGCTCGTTCTATTGAGCTTCAGAGACGTGAG GCTCTAAAGCATCATGTGGCAGAGTTGCAAGAAAAAATTGAGAAGCTGAAATCTGAGCTTGTAT ATATGAAGAATGTCAAGGAGATCGATGAGGAGACCTTGTACTCAAGGGTGGATGATGCATCCGATGATGATGAATTGCAAGAA gatgaagatgaagatgcaTATCTTGAGACGTATAACTGCAGCGGTGATGTTGGAACTTCTTGA
- the LOC113691324 gene encoding CRM-domain containing factor CFM3, chloroplastic/mitochondrial-like isoform X1 — protein sequence MATSQSPLNFLSPTPFPCPSSSSSESHFLIPLLETRCLNRALKFKICCSTHSIEIGTQQSSLTRKKRKPRPSFVEQIQDKWSRKPTILIEKLPWEEEEKEEAKFENFEEDEERNVRFSNGVVSQTASEKSSAVSQPMSSGLPEKVILPPWEHGKKPRKKSQFDNPVRNSRRASNSTESLNGLNDHAQNYATNSRVIQNCNNFEGKFDLGEQSGEKGVKDDETRNGFNEHSENYVTSFSVFQDVKKMEEKLKLDEEIGENGAKKDDTSNEPSQTGEFLFNEIDKGAEHSNNGLGAFQNYVKDSGDTSESVRLPWESESDQQYHEGKRLRKSNTEVAEKVIPEPELKRLRNLALRMVERIKVGAAGVTQALVDSIHEKWKLDEVVKLKFEGPTAMNMRWTHQILESRTGGLVIWRSGSTVVLYRGMGYKLDCVQSYARQTQDKTKEFESSGVQVNNFARSIGTSCSAEPSTAKSYSNNLSVKELKDRSELNLLLDELGPRFKDWSGREPVPVDADLLPDVVPGYRPPFRLLPHGIRHGLRDKEMTFFRRSARVLPPHFALGRNRQLQGLALAMVKLWEKCAIAKIAIKRGVQNTCNERMAEELKVLTGGTLLSRNKEYIVFYRGNDFLPSGVTQALVEKERETVLQQDEEEIARQRALALIASNVKVAERPLVAGTLSETKAATLRWNNQATGEDLEKMMRDSAVVKHAALVKSLENKLAIAKGKITKAEKALLKVQENFEPAEQPTDLETINDEERFLLRKMGLSMKPYLFLGRRGIFDGTIENMHLHWKYRELVKIFVERKSFPQVKHIAISLEAESGGILVSVDKTAKGYVIIVYRGKNYLPPSAFRPKNLLTRRQALARSIELQRREALKHHVAELQEKIEKLKSELI from the exons ATGGCAACTTCGCAATCGCCATTGAATTTTCTCTCCCCGACTCCATTTCCATGcccttcttcatcttcttcagaATCTCACTTTCTCATTCCACTATTAGAAACCCGTTGCTTAAACAGAGCTCTCAAGTTTAAAATTTGTTGTTCGACTCATTCTATTGAAATTGGCACGCAGCAAAGTAGCCTCACCAGGAAGAAGAGAAAGCCCAGGCCTAGCTttgttgagcaaattcaagataAATGGTCTCGGAAACCCACTATCTTGATAGAAAAACTCCcatgggaagaagaagaaaaagaagaagcaaagttcgaaaattttgaagaagatgaagagcGAAATGTGAGATTTTCCAATGGGGTTGTTTCTCAGACAGCAAGTGAAAAGAGCTCTGCAGTTAGTCAGCCAATGAGTTCTGGTTTACCAGAAAAGGTAATATTGCCTCCTTGGGAGCATGGAAAAAAGCCCAGAAAAAAGTCCCAGTTTGATAATCCAGTTAGAAACTCGAGGCGGGCCAGTAATAGTACTGAAAGCCTCAATGGCCTTAATGATCATGCTCAAAATTATGCTACTAACAGTCGTGTAATTCAAAATTGTAATAATTTTGAGGGAAAATTTGATCTTGGTGAGCAAAGTGGAGAAAAGGGTGTCAAGGATGATGAAACCCGAAATGGCTTTAATGAGCATTCTGAAAATTATGTTACCAGCTTTAGTGTATTTCAAGATGTAAAGAAAATGGAGGAAAAGCTTAAACTTGATGAGGAAATTGGAGAAAATGGTGCCAAGAAGGATGATACTTCGAATGAGCCGTCACAGACAGGTGAGTTTTTGTTTAATGAGATAGACAAGGGTGCTGAACATAGCAATAATGGGTTGGGGGCTTTTCAGAATTATGTGAAGGATTCAGGGGATACTAGTGAATCAGTGAGGTTGCCGTGGGAGAGTGAGAGTGATCAACAATATCATGAAGGGAAAAGATTAAGAAAAAGTAACACTGAGGTGGCTGAGAAAGTAATACCCGAGCCTGAATTGAAGAGGCTTAGGAATTTGGCTTTGAGGATGGTAGAGAGAATAAAGGTTGGGGCAGCCGGTGTAACGCAGGCATTGGTGGACTCTATTCATGAGAAGTGGAAGCTGGATGAGGTGGTGAAGCTGAAATTCGAAGGTCCTACTGCCATGAATATGAGGTGGACACACCAGATTCTAGAG AGTAGAACTGGAGGTTTGGTTATTTGGAGATCAGGCAGTACAGTGGTGTTGTACAGAGGAATGGGATACAAATTAGATTGTGTACAGTCGTATGCTAGACAAACTCAAGACAAGACAAAGGAATTTGAATCTTCAGGAGTTCAGGTGAATAATTTTGCTCGAAGCATCGGTACCTCATGCTCTGCTGAACCATCGACTGCTAAATCTTATTCGAACAACCTATCTGTCAAAGAGCTCAAGGATCGAAGTGAGCTCAACCTACTGCTGGATGAACTTGGTCCACGGTTCAAAGATTGGTCAGGGCGTGAACCAGTGCCTGTTGATGCTGACTTGCTTCCTGATGTTGTTCCTGGATATAGACCCCCATTTAGGCTTCTACCTCATGGGATAAGACATGGTTTACGTGACAAAGAAATGACATTTTTCCGTAGGAGTGCCAGAGTATTGCCTCCACATTTTGCCCTAG GAAGAAACAGACAACTGCAAGGTCTGGCATTGGCAATGGTAAAGTTGTGGGAAAAGTGTGCTATTGCAAAGATAGCCATCAAACGTGGTGTACAGAATACTTGCAATGAAAGAATGGCAGAAGAACTCAAG GTATTAACTGGAGGTACACTAttgtcaagaaacaaggaaTATATCGTATTTTACAGGGGAAATGATTTTTTGCCATCTGGTGTTACGCAAGCATTGgtggaaaaagagagagaaactgTTCTCCAACAGGATGAGGAAGAAATAGCGCGTCAGAGAGCATTGGCCCTGATTGCGTCAAATGTCAAAGTTGCTGAACGGCCTTTAGTTGCCGGAACCCTTTCTGAGACAAAGGCAGCAACCTTGCGCTGGAACAACCAGGCAACTGGTGAAGATTTAGAGAAGATGATGAGAGATTCAGCTGTAGTAAAGCATGCTGCTTTGGTTAAATCTCTTGAGAACAAGCTAGCTATT GCAAAAGGGAAGATAACAAAGGCCGAGAAGGCTTTATTGAAAGTGCAAGAAAATTTTGAACCTGCTGAACAACCCACTGACTTGGAAACTATAAATGATGAGGAAAGGTTTTTACTTCGGAAAATGGGTCTGAGTATGAAACCATATCTGTTTCTAG GAAGGAGAGGCATTTTTGATGGTACCATTGAAAATATGCACCTGCATTGGAAGTACAGAGAGctggtgaagatttttgtggaaCGAAAAAGTTTCCCACAAGTCAAACATATTGCAATTTCTCTTGAGGCAGAGAGTGGTGGTATTTTAGTATCAGTTGACAAAACTGCCAAAGGATATGTCATTATTGTTTATCGTGGAAAAAATTATCTCCCTCCTAGTGCATTTAGGCCTAAAAATCTTCTGACAAGAAGGCAAGCATTGGCTCGTTCTATTGAGCTTCAGAGACGTGAG GCTCTAAAGCATCATGTGGCAGAGTTGCAAGAAAAAATTGAGAAGCTGAAATCTGAGCTT ATATGA
- the LOC113693891 gene encoding putative uncharacterized protein YDL057W isoform X2 yields MSENPVTRQQKVTLQNKHGEKLVGVFHDAGSADVVVLCHGFRSSKMNETMMNFSAALEQEGISAFRFDFAGNGESEGLFQYGNYWREVEDLRSVVEYFIAANRRITAILGHSKGGNIVLLYASKYHDICNVINVSGRYKLDRGIEERLGKDFLERIKKDGHIDVKSGAGDVQYRVTVESMMDRLNTNMHEACLVIDKECRVLTVHGSADEIIPVEDALDFAKIIPNHKLHIIEGADHSYTSHQAELTSGVLPFIKEGLAGGQ; encoded by the exons ATGTCAGAAAACCCAG TAACTAGGCAGCAGAAAGTCACTTTACAGAACAAACATGGTGAAAAGCTTGTGGGCGTCTTCCATGATGCTGGATCTGCAGATGTTGTAGTCTTATGTCATGGATTTCGATCCTCAAAG ATGAACGAGACTATGATGAATTTTTCTGCTGCTCTAGAGCAAGAAGGCATTAGCGCATTTCGATTTGACTTTGCTGGAAATGG AGAAAGTGAAGGCTTATTTCAGTATGGCAACTATTGGAGAGAGGTTGAGGACTTGCGATCTGTGGTTGAGTACTTCATTGCAGCCAACCGTAGGATTACTGCAATTCTTGGGCACAGTAAAG GTGGCAATATTGTGCTGCTATATGCATCTAAATATCATGATATTTGCAATGTGATCAATGTGTCTGGCCGTTACAAACTGGATAGGGGCATTGAGGAGCGACTGGGAAAAGACTTTTTGGAAAGAATCAAGAAAGATGGCCATATTGATGTTAAAAGTGGAGCTG GTGATGTTCAATACCGTGTCACGGTGGAAAGCATGATGGATCGACTGAACACAAACATGCATGAGGCGTGCCTTGTAATTGACAAAGAATGCAG GGTATTAACGGTGCATGGGTCTGCCGATGAAATTATCCCTGTGGAAGATGCCTTGGATTTTGCAAAGATCATACCAAATCACAAGTTGCACATTATTGAAGGTGCCGACCACAGTTATACTTCACATCAAGCTGAACTAACTTCTGGTGTTCTGCCTTTCATTAAAGAAGGCCTTGCAGGAGGCCAGTAA
- the LOC113693891 gene encoding putative uncharacterized protein YDL057W isoform X1, with protein MGMARVCDFNLVLPCSFFSRKSHLSKLSNNQVRFIPSPDQSFRAKTSISMSENPVTRQQKVTLQNKHGEKLVGVFHDAGSADVVVLCHGFRSSKMNETMMNFSAALEQEGISAFRFDFAGNGESEGLFQYGNYWREVEDLRSVVEYFIAANRRITAILGHSKGGNIVLLYASKYHDICNVINVSGRYKLDRGIEERLGKDFLERIKKDGHIDVKSGAGDVQYRVTVESMMDRLNTNMHEACLVIDKECRVLTVHGSADEIIPVEDALDFAKIIPNHKLHIIEGADHSYTSHQAELTSGVLPFIKEGLAGGQ; from the exons ATGGGAATGGCCAGGGTCTGTGATTTCAATCTGGTCCTCCcatgttctttcttttccaGAAAATCTCATCTATCTAAACTTTCCAATAATCAGGTCCGATTCATTCCTTCACCCGATCAGAGCTTCAGAGCTAAAACATCAATCAGCATGTCAGAAAACCCAG TAACTAGGCAGCAGAAAGTCACTTTACAGAACAAACATGGTGAAAAGCTTGTGGGCGTCTTCCATGATGCTGGATCTGCAGATGTTGTAGTCTTATGTCATGGATTTCGATCCTCAAAG ATGAACGAGACTATGATGAATTTTTCTGCTGCTCTAGAGCAAGAAGGCATTAGCGCATTTCGATTTGACTTTGCTGGAAATGG AGAAAGTGAAGGCTTATTTCAGTATGGCAACTATTGGAGAGAGGTTGAGGACTTGCGATCTGTGGTTGAGTACTTCATTGCAGCCAACCGTAGGATTACTGCAATTCTTGGGCACAGTAAAG GTGGCAATATTGTGCTGCTATATGCATCTAAATATCATGATATTTGCAATGTGATCAATGTGTCTGGCCGTTACAAACTGGATAGGGGCATTGAGGAGCGACTGGGAAAAGACTTTTTGGAAAGAATCAAGAAAGATGGCCATATTGATGTTAAAAGTGGAGCTG GTGATGTTCAATACCGTGTCACGGTGGAAAGCATGATGGATCGACTGAACACAAACATGCATGAGGCGTGCCTTGTAATTGACAAAGAATGCAG GGTATTAACGGTGCATGGGTCTGCCGATGAAATTATCCCTGTGGAAGATGCCTTGGATTTTGCAAAGATCATACCAAATCACAAGTTGCACATTATTGAAGGTGCCGACCACAGTTATACTTCACATCAAGCTGAACTAACTTCTGGTGTTCTGCCTTTCATTAAAGAAGGCCTTGCAGGAGGCCAGTAA